A single genomic interval of Shewanella halotolerans harbors:
- the tatC gene encoding twin-arginine translocase subunit TatC: MSQQQPLISHLLELRNKLLKAIGSVLLVFICLVYWANDIYHYMATPLMQALPESSSMIATDVAAPFFAPFKLTLILAFFIAIPYVLYQIWSFIAPGLYKHEKRLMVPLLASSTILFYLGIAFTYYIVFPVVFGFFTSVAPEGVQVATDISSYLSFVLKLFFAFGLAFEIPIAVILLCWAGVTTVEDLRAKRPYIIVGAFVVGMLLTPPDIISQTMLAVPMLILFEGGLIAARFYSKKDSDEDELSEQDNAE, translated from the coding sequence ATGTCGCAACAGCAGCCGTTAATCAGCCACTTGCTTGAGTTACGCAACAAGTTGCTCAAAGCCATTGGCAGTGTCCTCCTGGTCTTTATCTGCTTAGTCTACTGGGCAAACGATATCTATCACTACATGGCCACGCCGCTTATGCAGGCGCTACCCGAGTCCAGTAGTATGATTGCGACCGATGTGGCCGCGCCCTTCTTTGCTCCCTTTAAACTGACGCTGATCCTAGCGTTTTTTATCGCCATTCCCTATGTCTTGTACCAGATCTGGTCCTTTATCGCGCCAGGCCTCTACAAGCATGAGAAGCGTCTGATGGTGCCGCTACTGGCCAGCAGCACCATACTCTTCTACCTGGGTATCGCCTTCACCTACTACATAGTATTTCCCGTGGTGTTTGGCTTCTTCACCAGCGTGGCCCCCGAAGGGGTGCAGGTGGCGACCGATATCAGCAGCTACCTGAGCTTTGTGCTTAAGCTGTTCTTCGCCTTCGGTCTGGCGTTCGAGATCCCGATCGCTGTGATCTTGCTCTGTTGGGCGGGGGTTACTACGGTTGAAGATCTCAGGGCGAAACGTCCTTATATTATTGTCGGCGCCTTCGTGGTCGGCATGCTGTTAACGCCGCCAGATATCATCTCACAAACCATGTTGGCCGTGCCTATGCTGATATTGTTTGAGGGGGGATTGATTGCCGCGCGTTTCTACAGTAAAAAGGACTCTGACGAAGACGAGCTCTCCGAGCAAGACAACGCTGAGTAA
- a CDS encoding TatD family hydrolase, with amino-acid sequence MPSYIDIAVNLVGSPLEQECDTLISDAAAHGVSPLIVIGSSLDESQQAIACIARYPNALYTTAGVHPHHASEWDATSRDRLIQLARQPGVVAIGECGLDYNRDFSPRPKQREAFEAQLALAVELEMPVLMHERDAHEDFAAILQRYRPHLKGALLHCFTGNRASLERYIELDLHLGITGWVCDERRGQELAELVVDIPAERIMIETDSPYLLPRSMRPKPKSSKNKPQYLPYISRVIAQLRGETEEAFARQAYHNSCAFFGLEADYEPL; translated from the coding sequence ATGCCCAGCTACATAGACATAGCTGTCAACCTGGTTGGCAGCCCGTTAGAACAAGAATGTGACACGCTAATCAGTGATGCGGCGGCCCATGGGGTTTCGCCGCTCATTGTTATTGGCTCCAGCCTAGACGAGAGTCAGCAGGCGATCGCCTGCATCGCCCGTTATCCAAACGCCCTCTACACCACGGCGGGCGTGCACCCGCACCATGCCAGCGAGTGGGACGCCACTAGCCGTGATCGACTCATACAGCTGGCTAGGCAGCCAGGCGTTGTGGCCATCGGCGAATGTGGCCTGGACTATAACCGTGATTTCTCGCCCCGACCGAAACAGCGCGAGGCCTTCGAGGCCCAGCTGGCCCTGGCCGTCGAGCTGGAGATGCCTGTGCTGATGCATGAGCGCGATGCCCATGAGGACTTTGCCGCCATACTGCAGCGCTATCGCCCGCATCTGAAGGGTGCTCTACTGCACTGCTTTACCGGCAACCGCGCCAGCCTGGAGCGCTACATAGAGTTAGATTTGCACTTAGGGATCACCGGCTGGGTGTGCGACGAGCGCCGTGGCCAAGAGCTGGCCGAGTTGGTGGTCGACATTCCCGCCGAGCGCATCATGATAGAAACCGACAGTCCCTATCTGCTGCCTCGCAGCATGCGACCCAAGCCGAAATCGAGCAAGAACAAGCCGCAATACCTGCCCTACATCAGCCGGGTCATCGCCCAGCTCAGGGGCGAAACTGAGGAGGCCTTTGCCCGTCAGGCCTATCACAACAGCTGCGCCTTCTTCGGCCTAGAAGCGGACTATGAGCCCCTTTAA
- a CDS encoding sensor domain-containing diguanylate cyclase has protein sequence MSPFKLLLLLITLSFPGFSQGESLLAVNKNQSIELASWLYYVQDDSLTSLEQVSKLSSSHWQRLTPEFNQHLGVEPFWVKISLYNATDTQMRRYLKLGNPHLNRVSLYHLQRGKPTVHLEMGDSYPFSQRPIINNDFLYRFELAPEVVHSFYIRVDTEGSANLPISLLSPDHIVKATETQSLYQGFQLGALMAIGLFSLFIALTSRSYSYSYYSGYVLSVTLLVASLHGLSFRYLWPNWPVLQAVMIPILIPIALTFVLMFSEKVLQLKYHNLKMLRLCRYSAATGLFLTLVTPFLSYSVALKVNIVAVLITTSMLMLIALLLSLRGHKLARLYTLAWSGMLIGSFVTAMMYLGVIYLPIMHQTPIMVGLSFEIVFMAAVLAIRYNDERKAKLKIQQEALLQAQRIRQAREEALQIEADSNERLEQMVQERTLELEIALRELNEANQKLTEQNTVDSLTGVKNRAAFEKRLQAEGRLSRRQQTPLAILMIDIDRFKAINDTYGHLAGDQALKTIAQALKEKLRRPSDLVSRFGGEEFAMILPNTSCDGALQVAELMRSTVCELPLAWGEQAIPLTISIGICAEVIVDDQHTQLLVDQADKALYRAKHEGRNRVCVYSPELEE, from the coding sequence ATGAGCCCCTTTAAGCTGTTGTTACTGCTTATCACCCTGAGCTTCCCCGGCTTTAGCCAAGGGGAGTCGCTGCTGGCGGTCAATAAAAACCAGTCTATCGAGCTCGCCTCCTGGCTCTATTATGTGCAAGATGATTCGCTGACCAGCCTGGAGCAGGTCAGCAAGCTAAGCTCCAGCCACTGGCAACGACTGACCCCGGAATTTAACCAGCACCTGGGGGTAGAGCCTTTCTGGGTCAAGATAAGCCTCTACAACGCCACTGATACCCAGATGCGGCGATATCTCAAGCTGGGCAACCCGCACCTGAATAGGGTCAGCCTGTACCACCTACAGAGAGGTAAGCCGACAGTTCACCTGGAGATGGGCGACAGCTATCCGTTCAGCCAACGGCCCATCATCAACAACGATTTCCTCTATCGTTTCGAACTGGCGCCCGAGGTAGTGCACAGCTTCTATATTCGGGTCGATACCGAGGGCAGTGCCAACCTGCCCATCTCCCTGCTGTCGCCGGACCATATCGTCAAGGCCACGGAGACACAGTCCCTCTATCAGGGATTCCAGCTGGGCGCCCTGATGGCGATTGGCCTGTTTAGCCTGTTTATCGCACTCACCTCGCGCTCCTACAGTTACAGCTATTACTCTGGCTATGTGTTGTCGGTGACCCTCTTGGTGGCCAGCCTTCACGGCCTGTCGTTCCGTTATCTCTGGCCCAACTGGCCCGTGTTGCAGGCGGTGATGATCCCCATACTGATCCCGATCGCCCTCACCTTCGTGCTGATGTTTTCCGAGAAGGTGCTGCAGCTCAAGTACCACAACCTCAAGATGTTGAGGCTCTGTCGTTACAGCGCCGCTACCGGGCTGTTTCTCACCTTGGTCACGCCGTTTTTAAGCTACTCTGTGGCCCTCAAGGTCAACATAGTCGCCGTGCTGATCACCACCAGCATGCTGATGCTGATCGCCCTGCTGCTGAGCCTGCGAGGCCACAAGCTGGCCAGGCTCTACACCCTGGCCTGGTCTGGGATGCTAATAGGCTCCTTCGTTACCGCCATGATGTATCTGGGGGTCATCTACCTGCCTATCATGCATCAGACACCGATAATGGTCGGCCTGAGCTTCGAAATCGTCTTCATGGCGGCGGTATTGGCGATTCGCTACAACGACGAGCGTAAGGCCAAGCTCAAGATCCAGCAGGAAGCCTTGCTGCAGGCCCAGCGGATCCGTCAGGCCCGGGAGGAGGCGCTGCAGATCGAGGCCGACAGCAACGAACGCCTGGAGCAGATGGTGCAGGAGCGCACGTTAGAGCTCGAGATCGCACTTCGAGAATTAAATGAGGCCAACCAGAAACTTACCGAACAAAACACGGTCGATAGTCTCACAGGCGTGAAAAACCGCGCCGCCTTCGAGAAACGCCTACAGGCCGAAGGCCGCCTGAGTCGTCGTCAGCAGACGCCGCTGGCGATCCTCATGATAGATATCGACCGCTTCAAGGCGATCAACGACACCTATGGCCACCTGGCCGGGGATCAGGCGCTCAAGACCATAGCCCAGGCGCTAAAGGAAAAATTAAGACGCCCAAGTGATCTGGTATCACGTTTCGGTGGTGAAGAGTTTGCTATGATACTGCCGAATACCTCCTGTGACGGGGCGCTACAGGTGGCGGAGCTGATGCGCAGCACCGTCTGTGAGTTGCCACTGGCATGGGGAGAGCAGGCTATTCCGCTCACCATCAGTATAGGGATCTGCGCCGAAGTGATCGTCGATGATCAGCACACTCAGCTGCTGGTCGACCAGGCAGACAAGGCACTCTATCGTGCCAAGCATGAGGGCCGAAATCGCGTATGCGTCTATTCGCCCGAACTCGAAGAATAA